The region ACAACGTAAGTCATTCGCATCACTTGCATGGTACACATCTATCTGCTGAGATGTGATATTGACGCGCATGGAACTAGGGGCGGTTGTTCTCATCGATTCACTCAACAATCTGGCGTCCACGGCAGCCAGCTCTCTCGCCAGCTTCCTATCCAGCATCCTCACGCCAGCAGTATCAATAGTATCCACATACCACATCGATGTGCCGGTGCTACTCCCCCCGTCATTCAACGAGTACGAACCACACCCCTTCACAATCCTAAACCACCTCGCTACAGCGATCCTAcgcctcagcagcctcccCCAAGAAATCGAGAGACAAAAAGCGCGTAACCGTGCGGTCCAAGAACCAGAATGGGGACTCAAAGAAGAGCGCGAAGGCGTCATCATAGGGCTCACGTCACGgggcaaagatgaagataGAGGCGTCGTCATCGGCATGGAACTCAGGCGCAAGAGTGGGAGGACGGTCACGGAAAAGTTCATCCTGCAACGGCACGTGGCGGCGTCGAAATCAGGCACCAGCCGACTCACGCTCTTGACGGATCATGCCATGTTTAAGATGCCGGAGGCGGATgcggcagaggaggaagagccGGAGAGTACGTTTAATTTGGGGTTGACGGAGAAGCAGAGGAAGGATAGGGAGGGGATTGTGTTGCCGTATTTTGATGCGCAGACGGATATTGGTGCGGGAGAAGGGGGTAGGATATTGTACGAAATGGGGAGGGAggacgactttgacgacgaagaagatgagattTAATGTGACGATATCCCGGTTTATCAAGTTCGTGTCGCATTGTTGGTGCTTGATGTCAAAAGAAGCAACATACGTGGCGCTCATTGTTCCTGTCCAAGTGGAGTGGCGGTCACATCCGCTGATTGGCCCACATGGACCACGTCTCAAttccaaacattgaacaccatcaccacttcATCACCCATCATCTCGACTTTTCAACATCTCCCAAAAACAGCTatcaccaaccaccacaatgATTCTCTCAACCCAAATATCACGGCTAGACGGTACCTCAtccccatcgccatcctcttAAACCCCAGCAGCTAACTCCAACAGGCCTCATGCTCTGCGCCTCCGTCGACGACTCCCCCGAACCCCCCTCCCTCACCTCCCTCAAATCCCAAGTCCGCCAGATCCTCCGCACCATAACCCGCAACTCCACGCCCCAAGCGTCCATCGAGTCGCCCCCCCAAACGATCCACTACCTCATCGACAACGACGTCATCTTCCTGTGCATCTGCGACGCCAGCTACCCCCGCAAACTGGCCTTCACATACCTCGCCGACCTGTCGCGCGAGTTCCTGACCACCCACCCCCCGCAGCAGGTGCACTCGCCGTCCCTCCGGCCCTATGCGTACATGGACTTTGACAGCTTCATAAGTAAGACGAAGGCGACGTATGCGGATGCCCGGGCCGCGCAGAATCTGGACAAGGTGAACGACGAGCTGAGGGATGTGACGAAGGTGATGACGAAGAATATTGAGGATTTGCTGTACAGGGGGGATAGCTTGGATAAGATGGGCGAGATTAGTACGCGGTTGAAGGATGACAGTATGAAGTATAGGAGGGCGGCGGTGAGGATTAATTGGGATTTGTTGCTGAAGCAGTATGGCCCGTTTGCGGGGCTGGGgttctttgttttgttgtttgtgTATATGCGCTTCTTTTGAGGGAGATGCCGATGGGGTGGAGATGGGAGCGGGATTACAGAATTTGGCGGGGGATTCACCACGGGGAGGACCACCGGTAGAGATACACTGCAATGCGAGACGCATTTGTATACTATTAATGCTATTCAATCATCAGGTCGTAATGGTATCCATGTCCGTGTCCATGCCGAAATGCTCCAAAAACTCCGAACCGAACCGGTCCTGACTTCCATCTTGTGAAATCTGTACAAGTGCTTTTTGAACACTCTGTCCTCGGCTACATGACCAGGCAGTTACTGGACTGGTGTCCATTGGGATCAGCCTCTGCGTGCTGCCACGCCATGTGCTCTTGCAAAGATGCCAcatcctcaaactcatcatttGGTTTGTATAggtcctcctcatcgtcttcgtcctgCGGTTGCCTGGCTTCATCCTCGCAAAATGGACATAACAATTTTGCCTGCCAATCACCATGCAATGGCGCAATGTGATTTGCGATGGCGAGAGGTGGGAATATCACCTGTTTCTCTTGCGGTCCCGACGCAGTTGCGCCTGTAGCTTGCCAATGCTGACTGTACCCTTGCGGTTTCGCTGAATACGGAGCGCTTCGTTCGGTGGGCGGGTTTTCGAGATCCTCCCATATCAAATGGCCGTCGCAAAAGTCGCAAATGAAGGcaacgtcttcttctccgaATCGATCAAACGAGCCAATCTTGGCGCACGCCCCAAATTCCTCCAACTGTCGCTTTTGGTAGTCGTGCTGTGATAATTGTTGCATCGCATTCGCTGTAACCCTTGCTTGTACGCGTCGTACTAGAAAGGCACCGAGGCACCTTTGGGTGGACTCTTGTGACGAGGTAAATACACGCCTGGCTGCTCGACATTGTGCCTGGTGCAGCTCTCGTTGAAGGGAGTGTGTTTCTCGTATCCATACGGGATTAATTGGCCCTCCTGATCGACTCCAGTCTCTAAGAAGTTGGACATGACTGCGGAACTTGTCGCGCAGGAGCCTCAGCTCTTGAATGGTTTCGTCTGGGTATCAGGGTTAGAATCACATGGCGCTAGATCGTCTGAATTGACAAAGTTGACAGCATCGAATACATACACTTTCGGTCGTGTTCGTATTGAGCTTGTCCATTGACAAGAGGGCAGAGCTCTTGAAAgtccttcttggcttcgtTGAGGACCTCCTCCAACGCCTTGACTTGCTCGTACTCATCCtgccgccaatgccgctTGTCAGAGAGGCTAAAAATGCGTAGGCCTTCGACGACGAGGTTCGCGATATCTGCCAACAGCGCTCCCACAGAATCGAAGCCGCTCATTGCGTGCCTCCCGTCACCTGCGGCAGTCAAGTTGCTCCCAACGCGGGGTAAGACTGAAGCGTGCGATGAGGGTCCCGTCTGTATACTGTGAAGGCACCTCCGGCGTTGAGGAAAGGTTCAAAACACGGTTCGAATTGAGGATCACGACCTCAGTCCCCTGGAGAGCACCTCTCGGGTGCGCATCGAGGAAACGTGATTCGAAAGGGTCGTTGGGAGAAAGATGGATTACGTAGCTTGACTGCCAAGCTCCACGTTTACCGATTTAGGTGAGGCTGTGAGTGGGCGGTGGCAGTGGCCGGGTTGAGCCGTCGACtcaatgttggagttgcATGCACCGAGCTGAGGCTGTGCTAGTTGGCGGCAaatgaggaggacgaggtAAACAGGAGATACGCCACGACGTAATaaaagaacattgaaattaTTGTGAAGATTGAaattccaccagactctagttggtgttgggttggtcgctccttcccagCTCCCAAGTCCCAAGTCCCATGTGTCATTGAGACTGCCCTTGGACTCTGCACTTGTCaggcgtccatgtctgggtttgagacttcaatgttgctgctgcatgtCAGCTTGAGCCACACCAAAACCAGCCCTAGGGCGAGAACATTGACAACCCCTTGTGCCTGAAGACTAGCCAAACTCTCCCGGCACATCACCTTGGCGAAAGATTGATCATGCAGCCGGGCCCTTGAAAggacattgaccagacccttgcTGTTTGACAACCAGAACGCATAAGGTCGCTGGCGATTCGACCCTGACGCGCTGTGGAGCCTTCCTGATGTCAAGGACTCAAGGGCCAACTTTGGCATGTTGGAGGCCTACCGAATTGACCACATCAGGCCATTTCGAATTCGAAGTTACCCCGACATTCAGTGGATGACCGGGCTTTGCGTTTGGGCCCAGCAAATACAAGACATGGCACTGACAATTGTGTCATGAACGGTTGGCAGGCCAAGGGCGATCGATGATGCTCCAGGCGCGTTTCAGGGCGAGACACACCAGTACCGGATCCTATGTAGGGGATCAAATCAGCAGCGGGAATAATTTCATCATGGAAGAAATGGGGACTGCGACTTTTACAGCATGTTCTATTGCTTGAACAAAGTTGTAGTGCACTGGTCTCGTGCATTTCCTCCCGGAAGAGCCTTGATGAAGCATGATCTGAGAATGGTCATTCTGCGGACTAACGACGTCGATCCCCTTGCCAAGAAGGGTTGGATTCACCTCAAAGCGATTCGCCCAACTTGACCCGCACTATGCACTGAACAAGTCAATATATTTGGCCAACCACGTATCCAGCGTACCGCGCCATGTGCAATCTTCGACTGTGATACATTGGTGTATATTCCTTCGTACCTAGTTACTTGGCTGTGGGTAAGTCCACCTGGCCACAGACGGTACGAATGCATCATTCTCTGACTCAAATCAGCAGTGCTGTCTCCTTTTATGACTCAGCTGCTGCTACTGACACGACATTCACGTCATCTCTCGTTTTGCATCTCCTTCcccctctctcttccaagAGCCAAAGGAATCCCAGAAGCCCCATGGCAACTATCCATGCTATCAGACCTGCTATCGGGCTTCTTAATGCATCAATAGTCACCTTCAATATGATGCCCACTGTCATGCCAGCTAGggacatggccaaggaccGAAGTTGACGGATCCATGACTGTGCGCTTGACACGCCAGCGAACAACAACACTAACACAGTCAGCAACTACTTCCTAAGGTCTGCTCACACGAGGACGGCTCACttggcatcgccatgttCTGTACTTCCAATAGAAAGTACATGACTATATAAGATACTGCGGACAACTTCGAGCGTTGCAACAACGATCCTATTCCCGACAACGTAGTGACTGCCATGAGGAGGGGAACTAGCAATGGTCAGCTATTTGCCATGTTTCAAAAGTTTCATCTCAGCTCTACGTACTCCCAAGCCTCTGTGATCTCGACGTTGCCAGAGAAATTGGTAGCAAAAGGAGCACAGAGCCCGCAACAACAGCGAGACGTAATGTCCCGTGAAATGGAAGTGTGCGTGGAGCATCGGCCGCCAAATATATTGATGTTGAAAGAAGGCCAAACAACGCTGACTTCCAGTCTGTGATCCAAGACACCTTTTACGAATTAGTTTCCATGAACGATTGTGTCGATCTGCCGGACTTACACTATCTTGCAGCGAGGATGCACTACCGCTTGGTGCTAAACCCGTCATGGCTGCCTTTGCTGATATTGTGATCTTCTTGTgggctggcagccatgatACTTCCAATGGCGGTCCCATCTCACAGAGCACACCAGTCGATAGAAGTAAACACAGCGCGAAATATATTGCTTCGTTGAAAACGAACGATACACGGCCAGCAACGGGAACCATCACCAATAGCATTGTGAAGAATCGCCCGGAAACGCCTAGTAATATAATTCGAAGTGCCAAGCTGCGAAATGGATACCACGAACAAACAACGACGACAAAATTGAGCATTAGAATGGCATCCGTAGCCCCTGACAGGATTGGTGTCAGGAAACGGACATTGAGACTGAATCGAGTGGCGAAGTAGAAGAACGGTATGAACCCTATCCACAGTTAGTTTCATGTATATCCAAACATACTTGTCTACAACAAAAGATGTACCCTTTACAACGAGAACAGGCGGCAAGATACGAGCGATAGGGAAGTGTCTAAGTGTAAGGTAGGCGAAAGGCAGAGCAGCCAAGAACGACAAGTCGTATGAGGTATTGACATCACGTAGCTTGGCATTAGGACCATAAACGCCAACACTTAACTAAAGGCCGCATGAACATTAGTTAAAGTAAGCCCGGGCATTGGCGTTCCGTACTCACGAGAAGAATCATCAAGTACATCCACTCTGCTTTCCAGGGAATCACCGAATCGTCCACTGGTATTATGCCAGGCTTTGGTTGTCCCACTCCCGACACGGTCTGTGATGCATGCTCTTTTCGTGCACTCAAGCCTAGTCGGAATCGATCAACTCGCCTCATCTTGTCCAGCATTTGTGTTCCGACGCGCGCGACTGTCTCCTTCAAGAAAACACCCGACTGCCAATGGTACGAGCACAACAACGCACGCTGCATTCCGCCTTCTTGTCCAGCGATTAGCATGGCCACGGGTGGGCTACGAGCATAGAAGTGCAACACGGTCATCATATGCGTATCTACGAGCGTGAATGCTCGTAAGTCATCCCCTTTAGGTGGCAGGTGATTCTCCTCCCCTGGGTTATCCAGAAACGCCGTTCCACTAGCGATGGTTGTGAATCTTCCGTAATTATGACCCCAAAGATGCCGCTCGATAGCTCCGGCGTCAACGTGACCCTCAATACCGACGAGATGGGCTTTGAAGGGATTCAAAGTACGTCGACGAGACAGAATATATAGTATGGGCAGGATCAGCGCTGAAATCATTGGCGGCACGGACACAAAACCCAGCAATATTATGCTAAATGACCCGAAGTGCGAAAGATCTACTCTGGAGAACGCACCAAGAATATGTAGTTGGCTCATGAAGGCAATCGACATCAGTCCAGAGAACATCATGAAAACGGCGAGAGTTTTCCAGGCCACCCCGTTTGACAGCTCCCCCGTTTTTGCCGCGGTGCCGAAGCCATCCCATTGGATTGCAGCGCCATACAAACTGTCGACTAGCAAGGTGTCCGAGTCCAAGACCTTGGTGATGTGACAAGTTGGACGTACATCACTAACTTTGGCGCCCCAAACATCAGTGCTTTGATGCCACGACGCCTCTCCCTCCGTTGACAGCAGACATATGAGTCGTCCGAGAAAGTCACCCCCATCATTCGCCAGCGACAGCCGCGCAAAGGCTTGGAATCCAGAGTCTTCCTGCCGAATCGTGGGACGCTGGCTATGTGGGAGGAGGCCCATGATGGCATACGCAATATCTCCCGGGCTAAACTGATCGGTTCCACGGCGTGCAAAGCATGCGAGAGCTGTTTCTAAAAGTCGAAGTTGTGTGAGAATGGCAGACCCCTCGTAGTGATTTACCAACTCCTTGACCAGCTCAGCGTCTTCCCATGCCCGCTCTGCAAAGTTGCGCTTCGCAAGGGACACTGGGTCTGAATCGTCGTCTCCAACGTAGAGCCTTATTCTATGTTCCCCTGGGCAGAGCAGTAACTCTGGCAATGTCCACAATCGAGATCCCCAATGCCGGAGCCACTTTGTCGTTTGCTGCGCTCCGCTGCTAACACTTGTTCTTTGACCGGCCAAGATgacattgactttgtctGATGCAGGTGGCCCGATGGCAATGATCATGGAGTGTGCGGCGCGGACAACGTCGCAGATGCGGTAGACGTCGTCGCTTTTGCTGGTAGATCTGGCTACTCCGTCTTTGTCGCGGACGCATTCGAAGTCGATCCAGAAGGCCTTCTTGCCGGCCCTCTTGGCGGCGTCGATACCCCATCTTATCAAGGTCTTTCGGTCCCTCTTCGCAAGCTGTCTGTTGGCTTCGCGGGTCTCTTCGTTGGGGTACTTGTACTTGTCAATCTCGTCGTCTGTTGCCACCCTGAATTGCTCGCGGGTGTAGGAGACGAATACAAATTCCATGTCTATATTGTCCCCATTTTCAAAGATGTATTGTGATACGCGAATTGTTTCATAGAGCGCCTGGTCGTAGTCTTTGATAAAACAGAGGTATCGTGGTCGCGATGCAGTTCCTTGATCACCGGGCTCAATCCATATTGCTTGTTCGCTGTTATTCCCAGCAGGCGCGCTTTCCAGATCTGAGCTGAGTCGAATGTCGTCGGAATATCCTTGGCGTTCTGGAACTGGATATTCTACCTGGAGCTGATCAGATGGGTTTCCTAAGTGGTTTAGACTTTGAGAGGTCTCgtttgctgcatcatgcTTGTGACTGCGAACAGCGTCATAGCGGTCGTCTATCTCCATCCTGCCGAAGCCCATTGTACGGGTGGCATATTGATTATGCAGATGATACAAATCACGGCTATGTACCTAGTTGTCAATAGTTAGCATTCGTAACAGGTGCTTGTGAGTCACGGATTCGGCATACCAAAGTGCACGAATATGGTAAAGATACAACATATTTCAGCAACGCTGTGATCATCATTGCTGCTGACCATTTTCGTTCTTGCCTGGTAGCATCCAAGATCGGCGCCCAAATCCAGTAGCTGACATTGGCCAAAGGCGTCGCTGTTGATCGCGGTTTATCCAAGCGTAGCCATTTGGACGTCTGTGGTAAATTGCGCGAATCTTCGAATGTTTGCAGCACCAACGGGACCAGTTTGCCATCTGACGATAGGTACATGAGTCTTGAGCTGACTTGATTGCCGGGGTTGTCGCCATGGGCTTGGGCCTCACAGTCGCGGGTTTCATTCTGTGGTGATGACATCCTGGGCTCAGAGTGAACGGCCTAGCGATGGGGTTAATGTCCGACCATGATTGAAGTGAGATGAATTTTGATGAGGTTTAAGATGTGAGGGACGTGAGTTGCTTAAGGAGTTGAGATGAAGGCTGTGTTTGATGTGTTACCCTTGTCCCCTGCACTAACTGATGCACGTCAGCAACTAACGGGAGTGAGGCTGACACTGCTATATATGGCTCTTGGGGTTGCAACTCGCCTTGTCTTGCATGAAGTAATCTGTGGTGGTAGTATTTGCCTGGAAGCAAATCATGCTGTCATGTCGCAGTCTACGATTGTATATCGCGTTGTATATGGCATGTATAGTGGTGGGCTAGACTGTTTTGACCTCTCGCTAAATGGTCGCTTTGGCGATGCAAACTAGAAACTCCTGTACTGGGTTCAAGCATTAATTTGGTACCTTGGGCGATGCGTTGCCTCGATCAATCATGGTTAAATGCTCGGCGACTTCTGTAGGCTTGAACGTGTCATTCGCGTGATTTCCAAGCCTTGGAAGATGTAATGTGTAGCCGGATTTGGGTAGCCGTTTGCATAGTGTTCTCTTTGAAGAGGTGGAAAAGCACGTATTAACATCTATCGCTGGGACAGTTGAATATCCGGTTCCAACATGGTCACTGCACTCAGACCGACATGCCTAGCCCTTACAAGATACATTTGGCATGGTAATAAAGTCAAGTTACGATATGTTATGTACTGAATGAAATTGCATAACAACTATCTAGCTCTGCTGTTATCCTCATATAGCATGCACCCAGATGCTCTCACATCTCCTCAGGAGCTGCGCCAGTCCGTGGCCGAGGAACTTTGTCAAACTTTTTGCTGGGTACTTTCGTAGAATATACGCCATGGGCTATCAACATGTTGATCATCGCTCCCCGATCGAATCCTTGCCGAACTAGATCCTTTTGTGTCACTAAACCGTTGACTCTCGTTCGATCTGTTGTTCCCTTCCTTTTTTGACAGCACCTCGGTACAGCCAGTATCTTCTTCCCTGTATACTTCGCGGGATCAACAGTGAAGGGTAAATACATGTTCGCGTATTCGCCCCCATCGTGTTCTACCTCAATAATATTGATCTGCAAAACTTCTGGAAAGTAGTCGTCGGCAGGAACAAGGTGATCAAATGTTACGCCGTAGTAGTCAATTTCACTAACAGGCGCACAGAGCATCATTAACAAGTTGAGACTTCACGGGTTGAACTAGTAATGATGAAGGGCAGTCCTTCTTTTTCTGATCCACCCATCCCAGGTACTCGTCTCGCATAATCATGTCATTCTCGATATGAGGGCGGACGTCTTGTCCATATAGAGTTTGGTAGGTTATCTCTGCGAGCTTTGCGCCGGCTTTCTGAAACGTCTGGTCAcagacatcaacatgccaCGGTACATCCGGAAGAAGTTTCTGGATGGATACTAGCGGGCCGTCGATTTGGATCCTCACGGGCTTGTCTAGCGGCGGTGGGTGGAAGCAATGAGCAGGGCTTTGAATACATTCTGGGATATAAAGGGGGAGAGCCATGGACGATGGTGGAATAATGCCGCGAGGATTGATTCCGAGGAGTTGTCTTGGAGAGAAGGACTCGGACCAACAGAAGTAAATCCTAACATGGAATATATTGACCCCCTCTCCAAAGTGTCCAACAATGAGCGCCCCTTTCAGTGGCCTATGTGGCTCATCCGCCCGATACCGGGCTCACATAGTAATTTACAGTTGATCAAATGACTTTATACACGATGTGAAGTCACTTACTTCTATTGCCAGTTTCTATCGCGCAAGTCCGTTACTCAATTGTATCGCTAATTCTATTCTATTTTACGTCAAAGGGCAGAGATCGGTTGCTTGTATCAAATTTCTCTAGTCTCCCGCAAAATATTGATGGCTTCATGCTGATCTACAATCGCGATAAGCACCAAACTACTCATACAACATCTGTACCCTCACAGCGTCACTAGCCATTGACCTGGTTCTCTGACTTCTGAAATTCATCGTTAGCCTCTGTGTTGCCTGAGCACTACTTCCCATGGATTTCTGCCGATTAATTTGTCCAATCATAGAGGACAGCATTGCATGCCCATTTGGTTTCTGCATGCTCTTCTCTTCCAACACTGGGTATTGCACCAGCGAGCCGTGGCTTGATGCGCTGCTCACGGACGGCTGTCGACTGAGCGAAGAAGACCTGCTGCTTCGTGAGGAGGAAGCCTGACTCATTTTACTTAGAGCCCTGTGCAATGACGATGATTGTGATTGAGTCGGACTTGGGGAGTAATTAGCTTGCGGCTTGTTCAACATGGTCTTTGTGTTAATTGCGTCTAGGTCCATCTTGGCGGCTGCTTGGGCTAGTTGCTCCAGATTTAGGCCACCAACGGGAATCTTGCTCATTCTTCGGATGGCTTTGTTGTTCTTTTCCACGAATTGGCTTATGGCTTGTAAAGCACCAGCATTGCCGGGTATATCTGAGGAGCTTGTGCTTCTTCCGCGAGTTTGATGCAGAGCATTGAGAGTTCGAGGCTGCAGCGACGGTTCCCGTGTAGATGCAGCAAGAGTAGCATTGATC is a window of Pochonia chlamydosporia 170 chromosome 5, whole genome shotgun sequence DNA encoding:
- a CDS encoding 3-hydroxyisobutyrate dehydrogenase protein (similar to Eutypa lata UCREL1 XP_007797196.1) — protein: MSSPQNETRDCEAQAHGDNPGNQVSSRLMYLSSDGKLVPLVLQTFEDSRNLPQTSKWLRLDKPRSTATPLANVSYWIWAPILDATRQERKWSAAMMITALLKYVVSLPYSCTLVHSRDLYHLHNQYATRTMGFGRMEIDDRYDAVRSHKHDAANETSQSLNHLGNPSDQLQVEYPVPERQGYSDDIRLSSDLESAPAGNNSEQAIWIEPGDQGTASRPRYLCFIKDYDQALYETIRVSQYIFENGDNIDMEFVFVSYTREQFRVATDDEIDKYKYPNEETREANRQLAKRDRKTLIRWGIDAAKRAGKKAFWIDFECVRDKDGVARSTSKSDDVYRICDVVRAAHSMIIAIGPPASDKVNVILAGQRTSVSSGAQQTTKWLRHWGSRLWTLPELLLCPGEHRIRLYVGDDDSDPVSLAKRNFAERAWEDAELVKELVNHYEGSAILTQLRLLETALACFARRGTDQFSPGDIAYAIMGLLPHSQRPTIRQEDSGFQAFARLSLANDGGDFLGRLICLLSTEGEASWHQSTDVWGAKVSDVRPTCHITKVLDSDTLLVDSLYGAAIQWDGFGTAAKTGELSNGVAWKTLAVFMMFSGLMSIAFMSQLHILGAFSRVDLSHFGSFSIILLGFVSVPPMISALILPILYILSRRRTLNPFKAHLVGIEGHVDAGAIERHLWGHNYGRFTTIASGTAFLDNPGEENHLPPKGDDLRAFTLVDTHMMTVLHFYARSPPVAMLIAGQEGGMQRALLCSYHWQSGVFLKETVARVGTQMLDKMRRVDRFRLGLSARKEHASQTVSGVGQPKPGIIPVDDSVIPWKAEWMYLMILLLSVGVYGPNAKLRDVNTSYDLSFLAALPFAYLTLRHFPIARILPPVLVVKGFIPFFYFATRFSLNVRFLTPILSGATDAILMLNFVVVVCSWYPFRSLALRIILLGVSGRFFTMLLVMVPVAGRVSFVFNEAIYFALCLLLSTGVLCEMGPPLEVSWLPAHKKITISAKAAMTGLAPSGSASSLQDSVSWITDWKSALFGLLSTSIYLAADAPRTLPFHGTLRLAVVAGSVLLLLPISLATSRSQRLGIPLLMAVTTLSGIGSLLQRSKLSAVSYIVMYFLLEVQNMAMPMLLFAGVSSAQSWIRQLRSLAMSLAGMTVGIILKLPWGFWDSFGSWKREGEGDAKREMT
- a CDS encoding killer toxin sensitivity protein (Iki1) (similar to Metarhizium acridum CQMa 102 XP_007813059.1), giving the protein MASTNKIHNRSHSLLLLQKLLNLRDAASPLTLILDNLEQPAQPVVDEFVTRAKISKTKVILLSFATVKKPSNVDVFVKASGRDLRVVAKELVAQYPVFNPTQGREKPLQRAVVLIDSLNNLASTAASSLASFLSSILTPAVSIVSTYHIDVPVLLPPSFNEYEPHPFTILNHLATAILRLSSLPQEIERQKARNRAVQEPEWGLKEEREGVIIGLTSRGKDEDRGVVIGMELRRKSGRTVTEKFILQRHVAASKSGTSRLTLLTDHAMFKMPEADAAEEEEPESTFNLGLTEKQRKDREGIVLPYFDAQTDIGAGEGGRILYEMGREDDFDDEEDEI
- a CDS encoding protein transport protein sec22 (similar to Metarhizium acridum CQMa 102 XP_007813051.1) yields the protein MILSTQISRLDGLMLCASVDDSPEPPSLTSLKSQVRQILRTITRNSTPQASIESPPQTIHYLIDNDVIFLCICDASYPRKLAFTYLADLSREFLTTHPPQQVHSPSLRPYAYMDFDSFISKTKATYADARAAQNLDKVNDELRDVTKVMTKNIEDLLYRGDSLDKMGEISTRLKDDSMKYRRAAVRINWDLLLKQYGPFAGLGFFVLLFVYMRFF